GGTTTCTCACCTGAACCTTGAAATGGCCGCCAGTGACGAGATGCTGCGCATCGCCCTTGAAACCGCACCCGACATGGTGACCCTGGTTCCCGAGAAGCGTGAAGAGATCACGACCGAAGGCGGGCTGGACGTGCGCGCCGCGGGCGGACGGCTCAAGGAGCAGATCGCGGCCCTCAAGGCCCACGGCATCGTGACCAGCCTCTTCGTCGACCCAGAACTGGATGTGCTGAAGGAATGCCGGCGCCTCGACGCCGACGTGGTCGAGCTGCACACGGGGCGCTACGCCAATTGCAATTCCGAGCGCGATGCGGTGGCCGAAGCCGATCGCCTGCGTGACATGGCCCTGGCCGCACGCAAGTTCGGGTTGCGGGTCAGTGCCGGACACGGTCTGACCTATCAAAACGTGGCGCGCATCGCGGTCATTGGCGAAATCGAGGAACTGAACATCGGCCACTCGATCATCTCCCGGGCAGTCTTCGACGGCCTGGGGCGTGCCGTGGCCGACATGGTGGCTCTGGTACGGAATCCTGGGCGCAGTTGAGCTCGACTCCCGCAACCCCCTCCCGGCCATTGCGCTGTGTGCTCTTCGACATGGACGGCGTCATCGTCGACAG
This region of Candidatus Delongbacteria bacterium genomic DNA includes:
- a CDS encoding pyridoxine 5'-phosphate synthase encodes the protein MRLGVNIDHIATLRQARRTVEPDPVHAVGLVERAGADGIVCHLREDRRHISDRDLQLLRATVVSHLNLEMAASDEMLRIALETAPDMVTLVPEKREEITTEGGLDVRAAGGRLKEQIAALKAHGIVTSLFVDPELDVLKECRRLDADVVELHTGRYANCNSERDAVAEADRLRDMALAARKFGLRVSAGHGLTYQNVARIAVIGEIEELNIGHSIISRAVFDGLGRAVADMVALVRNPGRS